The following coding sequences are from one Spirochaetota bacterium window:
- the porD gene encoding pyruvate synthase subunit PorD, with protein MKIRGWKDLNEGPVIKNPGNSILYKTGSWRSFKPVFLKENCTDCLLCWLYCPDMSVVVENGQMRGFNYDYCKGCGICANECPGKKRQKAIVMEQEGK; from the coding sequence ATGAAAATACGGGGATGGAAAGATTTAAACGAGGGTCCGGTGATTAAAAATCCCGGAAATTCAATTCTTTATAAAACAGGATCATGGCGCAGCTTCAAACCTGTATTTCTGAAAGAAAACTGCACTGACTGCCTCCTTTGCTGGCTGTACTGTCCTGATATGTCAGTGGTAGTTGAAAACGGACAGATGCGGGGTTTTAATTATGATTATTGCAAGGGCTGCGGGATATGCGCAAACGAATGCCCTGGAAAAAAACGGCAGAAAGCGATTGTAATGGAGCAGGAGGGAAAATAA
- the porA gene encoding pyruvate ferredoxin oxidoreductase: MKTISAVTGNEAIAEAMRQINPDFSAVYPITPQTDLMQKFSSFHADGYVSTEVVLVESEHSAMSACIGAACAGGRVVTATSGPGLALMWEMLFVASGMRLPIVMPVVNRALSAPLNIHGDHSDAMGARDSGWIQIWSENAQEAYDNMIQAFRIAEHMDIRLPAMVCYDGFIISHSISRVEFLSDETVQKFIGDFTPTNSLLDIEKVVSYGPLVLTDQYHEYKKVQNDVISSIGEIVLKVADEFEKVSGRKYSLFDSYRLDDAEIGIVILNSAAGTTKDVIDEARKKGIKAGLLKPRFFRPFFYNEIAEALSGLKVICVMDRSDSFGAFGPLYTEIASSMFHMKNKPVLINKIYGLGGRDYLPVHAEMVIDELSEIAETGIVNHYKEYIGLRE, translated from the coding sequence ATGAAAACAATCTCGGCTGTAACGGGAAATGAAGCCATTGCCGAGGCAATGCGGCAGATAAATCCTGACTTTAGTGCTGTTTATCCGATAACGCCTCAAACCGATCTGATGCAGAAATTCTCTTCCTTCCATGCTGACGGTTACGTTTCAACAGAAGTTGTACTGGTAGAGAGTGAGCATAGCGCTATGAGCGCATGCATAGGCGCCGCGTGCGCCGGAGGCCGGGTTGTCACTGCCACAAGCGGCCCCGGGCTCGCTTTAATGTGGGAGATGCTTTTTGTCGCTTCAGGAATGCGTCTGCCTATAGTGATGCCTGTTGTTAATCGGGCCCTGTCAGCTCCTTTAAATATTCATGGAGATCATTCAGACGCGATGGGCGCGAGAGATTCAGGATGGATACAGATCTGGTCGGAAAACGCCCAGGAGGCCTATGATAACATGATCCAGGCTTTCAGAATCGCTGAACATATGGATATACGCCTTCCCGCAATGGTTTGCTATGATGGTTTTATTATCAGTCACTCAATAAGCAGAGTTGAATTTCTATCGGATGAGACCGTACAAAAATTCATCGGTGACTTTACACCTACTAATTCACTTCTTGATATTGAAAAAGTTGTAAGTTATGGACCCCTCGTTCTGACTGATCAATACCATGAATACAAAAAGGTGCAGAATGACGTAATATCTTCAATAGGTGAAATCGTTCTTAAAGTGGCAGATGAATTCGAAAAAGTATCGGGAAGAAAGTATAGTTTATTCGACAGTTACAGGCTTGATGATGCTGAAATCGGGATAGTTATTCTTAACTCGGCTGCCGGTACCACCAAAGATGTTATTGATGAGGCACGCAAAAAAGGCATAAAAGCCGGCCTTCTCAAACCGAGATTTTTCAGACCGTTTTTCTATAATGAAATAGCTGAAGCTCTAAGCGGATTAAAGGTTATTTGTGTAATGGACAGATCTGACTCATTCGGCGCCTTTGGACCATTATATACAGAAATCGCCTCGAGCATGTTTCACATGAAAAATAAACCGGTTTTAATCAATAAAATTTATGGTTTAGGCGGAAGGGACTATCTGCCGGTACACGCGGAAATGGTTATCGACGAGCTGTCTGAAATAGCCGAAACCGGGATTGTAAACCATTATAAAGAATACATCGGTTTAAGAGAATAA
- a CDS encoding thiamine pyrophosphate-dependent enzyme, producing MRGSIKLKDISEKEILLASGHRMCSGCGAAIVVKMVLLASDYPIVACSPTGCLEVTTCISDYTSWKIPWIHSAFENAAATIAGVETMHRVLVKKGKAREDIKFIVFAGDGGTYDIGFQSLSGAMERGHDILYICYDNEAYMNTGTQRSSASPLGADTSTSPAGDVIPGKTQHRKNMTRIMAEHNIPYAAQASPSHYNDLMKKIRKALEIKGPKFINILSPCNRGWRSNSNDAIELSKIAVDSCYWPLYEIENGKTTVNHIPKEKKPLRDFLKPQGRFSHLFKENNIHLIDQLQKKIDEDWNRLLQSC from the coding sequence ATGAGAGGATCGATTAAATTGAAAGATATATCGGAAAAAGAAATATTACTGGCATCCGGCCATAGAATGTGCTCGGGTTGCGGGGCGGCCATAGTTGTAAAAATGGTTCTGCTTGCCAGTGATTACCCGATAGTAGCATGTTCTCCAACAGGATGTCTTGAGGTAACAACCTGCATATCAGACTACACATCATGGAAAATACCATGGATTCACTCCGCCTTTGAAAATGCGGCTGCCACAATAGCAGGCGTTGAAACAATGCACAGGGTACTGGTTAAGAAAGGAAAAGCCCGTGAGGATATTAAATTTATTGTATTCGCGGGCGACGGCGGAACATACGACATCGGTTTTCAGAGTCTCTCAGGCGCGATGGAAAGAGGTCATGATATATTATATATATGTTATGACAATGAGGCTTATATGAATACCGGGACTCAGCGTTCGAGTGCGTCACCCCTTGGCGCTGATACATCGACATCGCCGGCGGGAGATGTAATACCCGGGAAAACCCAGCACAGGAAAAATATGACACGAATAATGGCAGAACATAATATACCCTATGCCGCACAGGCCTCTCCATCTCATTATAATGATCTTATGAAAAAGATCAGAAAGGCTCTGGAGATAAAAGGGCCTAAATTCATAAATATCTTATCACCCTGCAACAGGGGCTGGAGATCAAATTCAAATGACGCGATTGAACTTTCAAAAATTGCCGTTGACAGCTGTTATTGGCCCCTCTATGAGATTGAAAATGGGAAAACCACAGTAAATCATATTCCAAAAGAGAAAAAACCTCTTAGGGATTTTTTAAAGCCTCAGGGGAGATTTTCTCATTTATTTAAAGAGAATAATATTCATCTGATCGATCAGCTTCAGAAAAAGATTGATGAAGACTGGAATAGGCTTTTACAAAGCTGCTGA
- a CDS encoding methyl-accepting chemotaxis protein: MSILHPINSFFLRRYFSSSYLIQRKSQTLLYMLLSLVFLLPLMILLIVIFLGMVQYLQALIVITIIFTSVLVALAFLKSGRYHFAANILIFVISITLTVGLMSKLIHSPQNGYTSYIYFMTAAMVMATAFCTRRIVWTVSLLFLAADIVFFFLVRDRLDPISLGAANVGVINSSFSLVFIIILSQLILSLTEGALKKSEDEKNEKEEQYRQISGLLASVNDSAGELVGASRELSSASMSFSENSQSQASAAEEIMATIEEVSSSSDTIADGADRQVQNLDELVAKLGKLSGTMREMSEKVKKTRGTAENISSLAKSGESTINSMSEGMGKIGESSGKMTDIIGIINDISDKINLLSLNAAIEAARAGEAGRGFAVVADEISKLADQTASSLKEIGTLIKLNTDEIGKGTQNMGTSVKVISEIIRGVNDIDGMIDDIARFMEVQEGINGEVNADAGRVRARSDEIRVSTGEQKTAVFEIVRSIASVNEITQKNSIESDNLLSHSNRVKGMADSLNDQVRSFAT; encoded by the coding sequence ATGAGCATACTGCACCCCATCAATTCCTTTTTTCTCCGTCGGTATTTTTCATCCTCATACCTTATACAGAGAAAGTCCCAGACGCTCCTGTACATGCTCCTCTCCCTGGTTTTCCTGCTACCGTTGATGATTCTCCTGATTGTGATATTCCTGGGGATGGTGCAGTACCTCCAGGCCCTTATCGTCATTACCATTATATTCACCTCGGTGCTCGTGGCACTCGCGTTCCTGAAAAGCGGCAGGTATCACTTCGCGGCCAATATCCTGATTTTTGTCATCTCAATAACCCTGACCGTCGGCCTCATGTCGAAGCTGATACACTCCCCGCAGAACGGCTACACGTCCTACATCTATTTCATGACGGCCGCCATGGTCATGGCAACGGCATTCTGCACGCGAAGGATCGTCTGGACGGTGTCCCTGCTCTTCCTCGCGGCGGATATCGTCTTCTTCTTCCTGGTCCGGGACCGGCTCGATCCGATAAGCCTGGGGGCGGCGAATGTGGGCGTAATTAACAGCAGCTTCTCGCTGGTGTTTATAATCATTCTGTCCCAGCTCATTCTCTCCCTAACCGAAGGAGCGCTGAAAAAATCCGAGGATGAGAAAAACGAAAAAGAGGAGCAATACCGTCAGATATCCGGCCTTCTCGCCTCGGTCAACGATTCGGCCGGAGAGCTCGTCGGCGCCTCGCGGGAACTCTCATCGGCCTCGATGAGCTTTTCGGAAAACTCCCAGAGCCAGGCCTCGGCCGCCGAGGAAATCATGGCGACCATCGAGGAGGTATCGTCCAGCAGCGACACGATCGCCGATGGAGCCGACAGGCAGGTTCAGAACCTGGACGAGCTCGTCGCCAAGCTCGGAAAGCTTTCGGGAACAATGAGAGAGATGAGCGAAAAAGTCAAAAAGACCCGCGGAACCGCCGAGAACATCTCCTCCCTCGCGAAATCCGGCGAGTCGACGATCAACTCGATGAGCGAGGGAATGGGCAAGATCGGCGAAAGCTCGGGCAAGATGACCGACATCATCGGAATCATCAACGACATCTCGGACAAGATAAACCTGCTCTCACTCAACGCGGCCATCGAAGCGGCGCGCGCCGGCGAAGCCGGCCGGGGATTCGCGGTCGTGGCCGACGAGATATCCAAGCTCGCCGACCAGACCGCGTCCAGCCTCAAGGAGATCGGCACCCTGATCAAGCTGAACACCGACGAGATCGGCAAGGGCACGCAAAACATGGGAACCTCGGTGAAGGTGATCAGCGAAATCATTCGTGGCGTGAACGATATTGACGGCATGATCGATGATATCGCCCGCTTCATGGAGGTGCAGGAAGGCATCAACGGCGAGGTCAACGCCGACGCCGGGCGCGTGAGGGCGCGCTCCGACGAGATCAGGGTATCCACCGGGGAGCAGAAGACAGCGGTCTTCGAGATCGTGCGCTCCATCGCGTCGGTCAACGAGATCACCCAGAAGAACTCGATCGAGTCAGACAACCTGCTTTCGCACTCAAACCGGGTGAAGGGAATGGCCGACAGTCTGAACGACCAGGTGCGCTCGTTCGCCACGTGA
- a CDS encoding NfeD family protein, with protein sequence MLYYLDRIVPIPAQVKAVIIALVVLSDIAMLPLLWRAYDTRPEADSLSMIGERGVALRELAPEGLVLVRGEMWRARVGDGHAPVAKGEAVTVADREGLVLKVETDTVSRL encoded by the coding sequence GTGCTCTATTATCTTGACCGGATAGTGCCGATACCGGCGCAGGTGAAAGCCGTCATCATCGCGCTTGTCGTTCTGTCGGACATCGCCATGCTGCCGCTTTTGTGGCGCGCCTACGACACGCGACCCGAGGCCGATTCGCTTTCGATGATCGGCGAGCGCGGCGTCGCGCTTCGCGAGCTCGCCCCGGAGGGGCTGGTCCTGGTGCGCGGGGAGATGTGGCGGGCGCGCGTTGGCGATGGCCATGCGCCTGTCGCGAAGGGAGAGGCGGTGACGGTCGCCGATCGCGAGGGGCTCGTTCTGAAGGTCGAGACCGATACGGTAAGCCGGCTGTAA
- a CDS encoding bifunctional phosphoglucose/phosphomannose isomerase, which yields MTVDTSNMRQVLVDFPKQCAEALTLSEALSAQGTFSKILVLGMGGSGIGGAIIQALLRDGTVPVLTSKDYDVPGFIGADTLTLAVSYSGNTEETLSALEKVKARGATTVAITSGGAIASQAGTVVLVPGGLQPRCAVGYLLLPALRLLSNSGLTALGKKDFSDMMDTLADTASYEREGKALAARLYGRVPVIHTSERTAPAGYRFKCQINENAKHPAYHHVYPELCHNELVGFAGMERERFIVATMRDGLDHERVVRRMDVCAKLFGETVDVVEITSRGESPLARMMSLICLGDWASYELALLKKLDPTPVTLIESLKKTLKD from the coding sequence ATGACCGTCGACACGTCCAACATGCGCCAGGTGCTCGTCGATTTCCCAAAGCAGTGCGCCGAAGCGCTCACGCTTTCCGAAGCCCTATCGGCACAAGGAACCTTCTCGAAAATCCTCGTCCTCGGCATGGGCGGCTCCGGCATCGGCGGCGCGATCATACAGGCGCTCCTTCGCGACGGCACGGTCCCCGTTTTAACCTCGAAGGACTACGACGTCCCCGGCTTCATCGGCGCCGACACGCTCACGCTTGCGGTGAGCTACTCGGGGAACACCGAGGAGACGCTTTCGGCGCTCGAAAAGGTAAAAGCGCGCGGCGCGACGACCGTCGCCATCACCTCCGGCGGTGCGATCGCCTCGCAGGCCGGCACCGTCGTCCTCGTACCCGGCGGACTCCAGCCCCGCTGCGCCGTGGGATACCTGCTCCTTCCGGCCCTCCGGCTTCTTTCCAACTCTGGACTCACCGCGCTCGGTAAAAAGGATTTTTCGGACATGATGGATACGCTCGCCGACACCGCCTCCTACGAGCGAGAGGGAAAAGCCCTTGCCGCGCGCCTCTACGGCCGCGTCCCCGTCATCCATACCTCCGAGCGGACGGCCCCGGCCGGGTACCGCTTCAAGTGCCAGATCAACGAGAACGCCAAGCACCCCGCATATCACCATGTGTACCCGGAGCTCTGCCACAACGAGCTGGTCGGCTTCGCCGGGATGGAGCGCGAGCGCTTCATCGTCGCGACGATGCGCGACGGGCTCGACCACGAGCGCGTCGTCCGGCGCATGGACGTCTGCGCGAAGCTCTTCGGCGAGACGGTCGATGTCGTGGAGATTACCTCCCGCGGCGAAAGCCCGCTCGCGCGCATGATGTCGCTCATCTGCCTCGGCGACTGGGCGTCATACGAACTCGCCCTCTTGAAGAAACTCGACCCCACGCCGGTAACGCTCATCGAAAGTCTGAAGAAGACGCTGAAGGATTAA
- a CDS encoding GNAT family N-acetyltransferase, with protein sequence MALIKPLSECPDYAPVLAYWSYNLWYRSRPIGYDLIIKAYRQRAAGNGVPAAVVAIEEDMPVGMISLKNDDLWSRKDLNPWLASLYVVPEFRRRGIAEQLVNAVIEKARSLGYPELYLFLGHEEGLDLAIYYGNRGWQYMEDAVDNDGNPTKIFFYQL encoded by the coding sequence ATGGCGCTGATCAAGCCCCTGTCCGAGTGCCCCGACTACGCCCCGGTGCTGGCGTACTGGTCGTACAACCTGTGGTACCGGAGCCGCCCCATCGGCTACGACCTTATCATCAAGGCCTATCGCCAGCGCGCCGCCGGCAATGGCGTGCCGGCGGCCGTCGTCGCGATCGAGGAGGACATGCCGGTGGGCATGATCTCGCTCAAGAACGACGACCTCTGGTCGCGCAAGGACCTCAATCCCTGGCTCGCCTCGCTGTACGTGGTGCCGGAGTTCCGCCGGCGCGGGATCGCGGAGCAGCTGGTGAACGCGGTGATAGAAAAGGCACGAAGCCTCGGCTACCCGGAACTCTACCTGTTCCTGGGCCACGAGGAAGGGCTGGACCTCGCGATTTATTACGGCAACCGCGGCTGGCAGTACATGGAGGACGCCGTGGACAACGACGGCAACCCGACGAAGATTTTCTTTTATCAGCTTTGA
- a CDS encoding FAD-binding oxidoreductase: protein MNQKNYRNILKWGDPNHDEVIGHGMLEYIAKTFNLSPGDLSERYMPGDEDVKLSKKCRLAPALLASLKRIVGEANVSTDDFERAYHSYGKFFLDLVKLRLGMVENPPDAVVYPRDEADVAKIVKFCNDKKIAVTPFGGHSSVTRGVETPKGGVSLDLTRHMDKVVRVNVENSSVTVQPGIFGPVLEKHLNSYGTGYTCGHFPQSFEHSSVGGWAVTRGAGQASTGYGKIEDMVLSMRVVTPRGTIVTKDYPAAAIGPDIDQIIMGSEGAFGVVTEVTMKIRACRPDNTVYASFLFKDFEPAVAAMRQSMQGEFGKPHLFRISDPEETDVAFAMKGMNGSAADRALRLLGYKPMKRCLMFVAVEGDADYTKLVAGKIKAVAKKNGGLSLGAGPTKKWLEQRYSSAYLREPLMDLGLMTDTLETAVSWENLMQVWNATRSYLKARPNTVCMVHISHVYENGANLYFTFLSPIRKGRDIEDFTRYHRGLIDTIHASGGSLSHHHGVGKMMGPWMRAELGDTAHDLILAIKDYLDPRGIMNPGGTLGLKR, encoded by the coding sequence ATGAACCAGAAAAACTACCGCAATATTCTGAAATGGGGAGACCCGAACCACGACGAAGTGATCGGCCACGGTATGCTCGAGTATATAGCGAAGACATTCAATCTGAGCCCCGGGGACCTTTCAGAGCGGTACATGCCCGGCGATGAGGATGTTAAGCTATCGAAGAAATGCAGGCTTGCCCCCGCTCTGCTCGCATCCCTTAAAAGGATCGTCGGCGAGGCGAACGTCTCAACCGACGATTTCGAGCGGGCGTATCACTCGTACGGGAAGTTTTTCCTGGACCTGGTCAAGCTCCGCCTCGGCATGGTCGAAAATCCTCCCGATGCCGTGGTCTATCCCCGCGACGAGGCCGACGTCGCGAAGATCGTAAAGTTCTGTAACGATAAAAAGATCGCCGTTACGCCGTTCGGCGGCCACTCGTCGGTGACGCGAGGCGTTGAGACTCCCAAAGGCGGCGTGTCGCTGGACCTCACGCGGCACATGGACAAAGTGGTGCGGGTTAACGTTGAGAACTCGAGCGTAACCGTGCAGCCGGGCATCTTCGGCCCCGTACTCGAAAAGCACCTTAACAGTTACGGCACGGGCTACACCTGCGGGCATTTTCCGCAGTCGTTCGAGCACTCCTCTGTGGGCGGATGGGCCGTTACGCGCGGCGCGGGACAGGCGTCTACCGGCTACGGTAAAATAGAGGACATGGTGCTATCGATGCGCGTGGTGACGCCGCGCGGGACGATTGTAACGAAGGACTATCCGGCCGCGGCGATCGGTCCGGACATCGACCAGATCATCATGGGCTCGGAAGGGGCCTTCGGCGTGGTGACCGAGGTGACGATGAAGATCCGCGCCTGCCGCCCGGACAACACCGTGTACGCTTCGTTCCTCTTTAAGGATTTCGAACCGGCCGTCGCGGCCATGCGGCAGTCAATGCAGGGCGAGTTCGGCAAGCCCCACCTGTTTCGCATCTCCGACCCGGAGGAGACCGACGTGGCCTTCGCCATGAAGGGCATGAACGGCTCGGCGGCCGACCGGGCGCTGCGCCTCCTCGGCTACAAACCGATGAAGCGCTGTCTCATGTTCGTCGCCGTGGAGGGCGACGCCGACTACACGAAGCTCGTTGCCGGAAAGATTAAGGCCGTGGCGAAGAAAAACGGCGGGCTTTCGCTCGGCGCGGGGCCCACTAAAAAATGGCTGGAACAGCGTTATTCGAGCGCATACCTGCGCGAGCCGCTCATGGACCTGGGTCTCATGACCGATACGCTCGAGACCGCGGTGAGCTGGGAGAACCTGATGCAGGTGTGGAACGCGACGCGCTCGTACCTGAAGGCGCGGCCGAACACAGTGTGCATGGTGCACATCTCGCACGTCTACGAGAACGGCGCAAACCTGTACTTCACCTTCCTCTCGCCGATCAGGAAGGGCAGGGACATCGAGGACTTCACGCGCTACCACAGGGGGCTCATCGACACCATCCACGCCAGCGGCGGTTCGCTCTCGCACCATCACGGCGTGGGGAAGATGATGGGGCCCTGGATGCGCGCGGAACTGGGCGACACGGCCCACGATCTCATCCTCGCCATCAAGGATTACCTGGACCCGCGCGGCATCATGAACCCTGGCGGCACGCTGGGGCTCAAACGGTGA
- a CDS encoding glycerol-3-phosphate dehydrogenase/oxidase: MERFIEKHKGELFDIVIIGGGITGAAVAYDAASRGLKVAMVEKNDFGWATSAANSKLIHGGLRYLFYLEYGLVRESLRERRILSNIAPNFVYPIPFMVPNYNKLKNNKYVLMLGLTIYDVLAFDKKWTWDRSKRIPNHSTFSRKKTLAMAPGLRQDGLTGSTMYYDCQSITPERLTLAFIKSATELGAKVANYSKVEDFVYHDDKRVAGVRVRDLIKNKTVEIRGELTINCAGPWADIILNASKNGKDLHHIRRSEGIHVITRSLTDRAVTMMTPGGRHFFIIPWRGHSLIGTTDKEYEGDPDDYCVTKEGIEDFLSEINRSFGDGKVSIKDVLFAYGGLRPLVDDQTEGTYATSRKYEIYNHALEGLDGLITVEGGKLTTSRNLAVNVLKMVQVKLKRTLPPSRTDNEYLAGCEIEDMERFVAEAVEGNADFRESTVRCLAMNYGTEYPRVLAIARADKSLAVPLNADGEIGAQVVYGIRNEMAKTLTDILMRRTGLGTLGDPGEAVLKKIARVAAKELKWDEARVKKEIAAAKQTLAVPR, translated from the coding sequence ATGGAACGATTCATCGAGAAACACAAGGGCGAGTTGTTCGATATCGTCATAATCGGAGGAGGAATCACCGGTGCGGCCGTGGCCTACGATGCCGCCTCGCGCGGGCTGAAGGTGGCGATGGTCGAGAAGAACGACTTCGGCTGGGCAACCTCCGCGGCGAACTCCAAGCTCATTCACGGGGGGCTTCGCTATCTGTTTTATCTGGAATACGGCCTTGTGCGCGAGTCGCTTCGTGAGCGGCGCATCCTCTCGAACATCGCGCCCAACTTCGTGTATCCAATCCCGTTCATGGTGCCCAATTACAACAAGCTTAAAAACAACAAGTACGTGCTTATGCTGGGGCTCACCATCTACGACGTGCTCGCCTTCGATAAAAAATGGACCTGGGACCGGAGCAAGCGCATTCCCAACCATTCGACCTTTTCGCGCAAAAAGACCCTCGCTATGGCCCCCGGTCTAAGGCAGGACGGCCTTACGGGATCGACGATGTACTACGACTGCCAGAGCATCACGCCCGAACGCTTAACCCTTGCGTTTATCAAGTCGGCCACGGAGCTGGGGGCGAAGGTTGCCAACTACTCGAAGGTTGAAGATTTCGTCTATCACGATGACAAACGGGTAGCGGGCGTCAGGGTGCGCGATCTTATTAAGAATAAAACGGTCGAGATTCGGGGCGAGCTTACGATCAACTGCGCCGGCCCGTGGGCGGACATCATCCTCAACGCGTCGAAGAACGGCAAGGACCTGCACCACATCCGACGCTCGGAGGGAATCCACGTCATTACACGGAGCCTGACCGACCGGGCGGTTACCATGATGACGCCGGGAGGGAGGCATTTCTTTATCATCCCCTGGCGGGGCCACTCACTCATCGGCACCACCGACAAAGAGTATGAAGGAGATCCCGATGATTATTGCGTGACGAAAGAGGGAATTGAAGATTTTCTTTCCGAGATCAACCGGTCGTTCGGTGACGGAAAAGTTTCGATAAAAGACGTTCTTTTCGCCTACGGGGGGCTTCGGCCTCTCGTGGACGATCAGACCGAGGGCACCTACGCGACCTCGCGCAAATACGAGATATACAACCACGCACTCGAGGGGCTCGACGGGCTCATCACCGTCGAAGGCGGCAAGTTGACGACCAGCCGTAACCTGGCCGTGAACGTACTCAAGATGGTGCAGGTGAAGCTGAAAAGGACGCTTCCTCCCTCGCGCACGGACAACGAATACCTTGCGGGATGCGAGATAGAGGACATGGAGCGCTTCGTTGCGGAGGCGGTTGAGGGCAATGCGGACTTCCGCGAGAGCACCGTGCGCTGCCTGGCCATGAACTATGGTACCGAGTATCCGAGGGTGCTTGCCATTGCACGCGCGGATAAATCGCTCGCCGTGCCGCTGAACGCCGACGGCGAGATCGGCGCCCAGGTCGTTTACGGCATTCGCAACGAGATGGCGAAGACATTGACCGACATCCTCATGCGACGCACGGGCCTGGGGACGCTTGGCGATCCGGGAGAGGCCGTTTTAAAGAAGATCGCGCGAGTCGCGGCGAAAGAGTTGAAATGGGACGAGGCGCGTGTTAAAAAAGAGATCGCGGCTGCGAAACAGACGCTCGCGGTCCCGCGATGA
- a CDS encoding FadR/GntR family transcriptional regulator, with amino-acid sequence MTIAAKKLDPVTRSRLHEEIVSQMIGRIVEGRFRPGERLPAEREIAANLQVNRATLREALKKLEVMGLVEIRHGDGIYVKNYLESGNLELFKAIVYLDEVFDPGILADTLAIRKIIVPEMAARAAANRTDEQLGELKSIALAEGEKDMLERDLGVHHLLARASGNLLYIFILNFFNQFFRDHGYLYFSDPENRRRSARFHRDIYGAVAAKQTDRSQKIMTEVLTYTEEKIFAFYKMNYGARGAKRR; translated from the coding sequence ATGACGATCGCCGCCAAAAAACTCGATCCGGTTACGCGAAGCCGCCTTCACGAGGAGATTGTAAGCCAGATGATCGGCCGGATCGTCGAGGGACGCTTCAGGCCCGGCGAGCGGCTTCCCGCCGAGCGCGAGATTGCGGCGAACCTCCAGGTGAACCGGGCGACGCTCCGTGAGGCGCTTAAAAAGCTCGAGGTGATGGGCCTTGTCGAGATCCGCCACGGCGATGGCATCTATGTGAAGAACTATCTCGAGAGCGGCAACCTCGAGCTCTTCAAGGCGATCGTGTACCTGGACGAGGTCTTCGATCCCGGCATTCTTGCCGACACGCTCGCCATCCGGAAAATCATTGTGCCGGAGATGGCGGCCCGGGCGGCCGCGAACCGCACCGACGAGCAGCTCGGGGAGCTCAAATCCATCGCCTTAGCCGAGGGCGAGAAGGACATGCTCGAGCGCGACCTCGGCGTGCATCACCTGCTCGCCCGCGCCAGCGGAAATTTACTATACATCTTCATTCTGAATTTCTTCAACCAGTTCTTCCGCGACCACGGCTACCTGTATTTCAGCGATCCCGAGAACCGGCGTCGCTCGGCGCGCTTTCACCGCGACATATACGGCGCCGTCGCGGCGAAGCAGACGGACAGGTCGCAGAAGATCATGACCGAGGTGTTGACCTATACCGAGGAAAAAATTTTCGCTTTTTATAAAATGAATTACGGCGCGCGAGGCGCGAAAAGGAGGTAA